The following coding sequences lie in one Musa acuminata AAA Group cultivar baxijiao chromosome BXJ1-8, Cavendish_Baxijiao_AAA, whole genome shotgun sequence genomic window:
- the LOC135680304 gene encoding uncharacterized mitochondrial protein AtMg00860-like, with protein sequence MKLEPLDKKAIHEPTVVSNVLKEFIDVMSPKLSKTLPPCRSVDHHIELELRVKSPVRPPYRMPPPELVELKKQLEYLNKFMVVYLDNIVVYSQMLEEHVEHLRTIFKVLRENTLFMKREKCYFTQMDILFLGYRISDGSIRMDKSKVQAVAEWQTPKKVPELRSYLGFVNYYRCFIVGYPKHATLLTELLKKEQPWRWSDKCEAAFQDLKATTVLVEPVLKLLDYGEPFEVYIDTSYFAIGGVLI encoded by the exons ATGAAGCTTGAGCCACTTGACaagaaggccattcatgaacctactgTGGTGTCAAATGTCTTGAAGGAGTTCATAGATGTTATGTCACCCAAGTTGTCGAAGACTTTGCCACCATGCAGAAgcgtggatcatcatatcgagctaGAGCTAAGAGTGAAGTCTCcagtgagaccaccctaccgcatgccccctccagagttggtagagctcaaaaagcagttag agtatcttaataagttcatggttgtctacttggacaatatcgtcgtctatagccaaatgctcgaggagcatgtcgagcaccttcggacaatttttaaggttctcagggagaacactttattcatgaaaagggagaagtgctactttactCAAATGGATATATTATTCTTGGGGTATCGAATCAgtgatggttccattcggatggacaaatcgaaggtgcaagctgttgcagaatggcaaactccaaagaaggtgccagagctgAGATCctaccttggtttcgtcaactactatcgatgctttATAGTAGGGTATCCGAAGCATGCAACTCTactaacggagttgctgaagaaggagcaaccttggaggtggtctgacaaatgtgaagctgcattccaagatctaaaggctacTACTGTGTTggtagaaccggtgctcaaattattggattatggggagcccttcgaagtctatATAGATACTTCATActttgctattgggggagtactcatatag